GATCGCGCATATCGATAAAAATCAGGCTACCCAGATCGCGACGGCGGTTTACCCAGCCGCAAAGAGTGACTTGCTGACCCACATGAGACAGATTGAGCTGTCCGCAATATTCTGTACGCATAACGTATCCTTTTAACTTCGCCGCTGCAGCTGACAGCATCAGGCCGCGTAACCTTCTGAGATGCTGCCGCAAAAAAGGCGGCTATTATAATGGAAAAAGCCAGACAGGATAAGTAGAGCCGCGCCAAAGCTGACAAAACATCTGCTTTTGTCACAGGTTGTTATCCCATGGTTGCGAAAACAAGGTAACCTGTGGCGGATTTTACCGTCTGGAGTTCGTTTTTGACGCTACGTATTGGTTTGCCGCAGTGGCAACATCCGCACTGGAAACAATTTGGCCTGGAGACATTGGCGGATTACGCGCAACTGTTCGATTGTGTCGAAGGTAATACCACGCTTTATGCGTTACCGAAGCCGGAAGTGGTGATGCGCTGGCATGACATGACGCACGACGACTTTCGCTTCTGTTTTAAATTCCCTGCCAGCATCAGCCATCAGGCAGCGTTACGCCAGTGCGATGACCTGCTGACCGAATTTTTCCGCCTGCTGGACCCGTTAGCCCATCGCATCGGCCAATACTGGCTGCAATTGCCCGCCGCCTTTTCACCCGCGCAATTGCCTGATTTGTGGCGATTTATCGACAGTCTGCCACGTCGCTTCCGCTATGGCGTGGAAGTGCGCCATGCTGCGTTCTTTGCCAAAGGTGAAGCAGAACGCGCCCTGAACCGTGGCCTGCAACAGCGTGGCGTGAACCGGGTAATCCTCGATAGCCGCCCGGTACATGCCTCCCAATCGCAAACTGCTGCCGCCATTGAGGCGCGCAGAAAAAAACCACGCGTACCCCCCCATGCGGTACGTACCGGCCAACAACCGATGGTGCGGTTTATCGGTAGCGACAGCGTGACCGAAAGCCTGCCACTGTTTCAGCCATGGCAGCGCAAATTGCCGGAATGGCTGGCGGAGAGCGACCCGCTGCTGTTTATCCATACCCCGGATATGGGCGAGGTGTTTCCGCTGATTCAGGCACTGTGGCCGCAGCTACAACAGCTCGAACCACGTTTATCTCCCCTGCCGGTCTGGCCGCAGCAATCAAGCCTGTTCTGATCGCGCAGGCTACACTCATGGGAAACGGGTGCAGCCTGCGACAGTTTCTGCCAGAATAGCGCCCTTTCCGTTTTCTCTCCGGATATTTCATTATGTCTGACCGCGATACGCTATTTTCCGCACCCATCAATAAATTGGGTGACTGGACCTTTGACGAGCGCGTGGCTGAAGTCTTTCCTGATATGGTTCAGCGCTCGATCCCCGGTTATTCCAACATCATTTCGATGATTGGCATGCTGGCAGAACGCTTTGTGCAGCCCAATAGCCAGGTTTACGATCTCGGCTGTTCACTCGGTGCGGCGACCCTTTCGGTGCGCCGCAATATTCATGTCCCGGGCTGTCAGATCATTGCGGTCGACAACTCGCCCGCGATGGTGGAACGCTGCCGTCGTCATATCGACGCCTTTCGTGCCGATACGCCAGTACAGGTGTTAGAAGCGGATATCCGCGATATCCCCATCGAGAATGCCTCGCTGGTGGTGCTGAACTTTACCCTGCAATTCCTTGAACCGGATGCGCGCGTGCTGCTGCTGGAGAAAATCGCTCAGGGCCTGAATCCGGGTGGTGCACTGGTGCTGTCTGAGAAGTTCAGTTTTGAGGATGCTGAAGTGGGTGAATTGCTGTTTAACATGCACCACGACTTTAAGCGTGCCAATGGCTACAGCGAGCTGGAGATCAGCCAGAAGCGCAGCATGCTGGAAAACGTGATGTTGACTGACAGCGTCGAAACCCACAAGGCCCGGCTGAAACAGGCCGGTTTCGGTCATGCGGAGCTGTGGTTCCAGTGCTTTAACTTTGGCTCACTGGTGGCGCTGAAATGATTGATTTTGGCAGGTTTTATCAACAAATCGCCACCGGCCCGCTGGCCAGTTGGCTGGAAGTCTTACCGGCTCAGGTTGCTGCCTGGCAGCGAGAAAATTTGCACGGCCATTTTCGCAACTGGGAAAAATCGGTCGAACACCTTCCGGCGCTGGTGCCACAGCAGCTTGATTTGCTCCACAGCGTCAGCGCGCAGCGGGATGATTTGACCGAGCGTCAACGTGCCGGGATTGAAAAACTGCTGCGTAATTTGCTGCCGTGGCGCAAAGGGCCGTATTCCCTGTATGGCACCGAGATCGATACCGAATGGCGTTCGGACTGGAAGTGGCAGCGCGTGTTGCCGCACATCTCCCCGCTGGCGGGCCGTACCGTGCTGGATGTCGGCTGCGGCAGCGGTTACCACATGTGGCGCATGATTGGTGCCGGTGCACAGCTGGTGGTGGGGATTGACCCGATGCAGCTGTTCCTGTGCCAGTTCGAAGCGGTGCGCAAACTGCTGGGCGACGATCGCCGTGCACATCTGCTGCCGCTTGGCATTGAGCAACTCCCGGCGCTACAGGCGTTCGATACCGTGTTCTCCATGGGGGTGTTGTATCACCGTCGCTCACCTCTGGACCATCTGTTGCAGCTGAAAAATCAGTTAGTCAGCGAGGGTGAGTTGGTGCTGGAAACGCTGGTGATTGAAGGGGATGAGAACGCGGTGCTGGTGCCTGGCGAACGCTATGCGCAGATGCGTAATGTTTACTTTATTCCGTCCGCCGCCGCGCTGAAAAGCTGGCTGGAAAAGTGTGGTTTCGTTGATGTGCGCATCGCCGATCACGCCCTCACCTCGGTGGAAGAACAGCGACGTACCGACTGGATGACCAGTGAATCACTGGCCGAATTCCTTGATCCCAACGACAGCAGCAAAACGGTGGAAGGCTATCCGGCCCCGTTGCGTGCCGTGTTGGTGGCACGCAAGCCGTAAACCTTAACGCCGCGACAGCGCCAGCTTCGCGGCGAAGCCGATAAACACGCAACCGGTCAGACGGTCCATCACTTTAATCACCGCCGGACGGCGCAAATGAGCCGCAAAATAGTGGCTGCCGCCAATCAGCACCGCATTCCACACCAGGCCAATCGCCATATGGGTCAGCGCCATCAGGGTACACCACAGCGGCACGGAGGCACCGGCAGGAATAAATTGCGGTAGAAAGGTGACATAGAACACGCCGACTTTGGGGTTCAACATATTGCCCAGAAGTCCGCGCGCAAAGCAGGCGAAAAAGCTTTGTTCTTTGCTGGCGCTGAGCTGGCCCTCTTCCGCGTGGGTGCGCGGATGTAACAGCAATTTCACCCCCAGCCACAGCAAATATGCTGCCCCCACCCACTTCAGCAGGTTATAGGCCATTTCTGACGCCAACAGCAGCGCGCCCAATCCCAACCCCACCATCACGCCCCACGCCAGACAACCCAGGGTCACACCCAACGCCGTGGCCGATGCGCGTTGCCAACCCTGTGCCGCAGCGGTGCGCAGCACCAATGCGGTATCGAAACCTGGGGTTAAGGTGAGAATGGTGATGGCAAACAGAAATGAAATCAGTAACGTCATGGCGCGCTCCCGGTAAATTGGCGTTCATCTTAACGCGGTGCATGCGGGAACACGATAGTTACCTTCCGTAAGTAACTGAGAATGATTATCAACTTGCCACCAAAGGTTAAATTGCCGTCATCTATCTATGTCAGTGTGTTGCCAGTCTCTTTTCTAACCCAAAGGAGTTATGGCTATGAGCAAGTTTATTTTCTCTTCACCACGGAAGTATGTACAAGGCGCGGGTGTACTGGATGAACTGGGCGCGTATATCGCTGAGCTGGGTCATCACGCCTTTTTGGTGGCCGATGATATTGTCTGGCAGCTGATTGGCGAACGGACACAGCACACCCTAAAAGCCGCCAGTGTCGAGTTCAGTCGCCAGGCGTTTAAGGGTGAGGCCTCCAGCAATGAGATCAACCGTCTGACGCAACTGGCGCAGTCTCAAGGCAGTAATGTGATCGTCGGGCTGGGCGGTGGTAAAACGCTGGATACGGTGAAAGCCGTAGCCGATGAACTGAAGCTGCCAGTCGCCATCGTCCCAACGGTCGCCTCGACCGATGCCCCTTGTAGCGCGCTTTCCGTGATCTACTCCGACAGTGGCGTGTTTGAGAGCTATCGCTTCTACAGCAAAAACCCGGATCTGGTACTGGTCGATACCGCCGTCTGCGCCGCTGCACCTGCGCGTCTGTTCGCTTCCGGCAT
The DNA window shown above is from Pantoea sp. At-9b and carries:
- a CDS encoding DUF72 domain-containing protein produces the protein MTLRIGLPQWQHPHWKQFGLETLADYAQLFDCVEGNTTLYALPKPEVVMRWHDMTHDDFRFCFKFPASISHQAALRQCDDLLTEFFRLLDPLAHRIGQYWLQLPAAFSPAQLPDLWRFIDSLPRRFRYGVEVRHAAFFAKGEAERALNRGLQQRGVNRVILDSRPVHASQSQTAAAIEARRKKPRVPPHAVRTGQQPMVRFIGSDSVTESLPLFQPWQRKLPEWLAESDPLLFIHTPDMGEVFPLIQALWPQLQQLEPRLSPLPVWPQQSSLF
- the cmoA gene encoding carboxy-S-adenosyl-L-methionine synthase CmoA → MSDRDTLFSAPINKLGDWTFDERVAEVFPDMVQRSIPGYSNIISMIGMLAERFVQPNSQVYDLGCSLGAATLSVRRNIHVPGCQIIAVDNSPAMVERCRRHIDAFRADTPVQVLEADIRDIPIENASLVVLNFTLQFLEPDARVLLLEKIAQGLNPGGALVLSEKFSFEDAEVGELLFNMHHDFKRANGYSELEISQKRSMLENVMLTDSVETHKARLKQAGFGHAELWFQCFNFGSLVALK
- the cmoB gene encoding tRNA 5-methoxyuridine(34)/uridine 5-oxyacetic acid(34) synthase CmoB, encoding MIDFGRFYQQIATGPLASWLEVLPAQVAAWQRENLHGHFRNWEKSVEHLPALVPQQLDLLHSVSAQRDDLTERQRAGIEKLLRNLLPWRKGPYSLYGTEIDTEWRSDWKWQRVLPHISPLAGRTVLDVGCGSGYHMWRMIGAGAQLVVGIDPMQLFLCQFEAVRKLLGDDRRAHLLPLGIEQLPALQAFDTVFSMGVLYHRRSPLDHLLQLKNQLVSEGELVLETLVIEGDENAVLVPGERYAQMRNVYFIPSAAALKSWLEKCGFVDVRIADHALTSVEEQRRTDWMTSESLAEFLDPNDSSKTVEGYPAPLRAVLVARKP
- a CDS encoding LysE family translocator, with amino-acid sequence MTLLISFLFAITILTLTPGFDTALVLRTAAAQGWQRASATALGVTLGCLAWGVMVGLGLGALLLASEMAYNLLKWVGAAYLLWLGVKLLLHPRTHAEEGQLSASKEQSFFACFARGLLGNMLNPKVGVFYVTFLPQFIPAGASVPLWCTLMALTHMAIGLVWNAVLIGGSHYFAAHLRRPAVIKVMDRLTGCVFIGFAAKLALSRR